The following coding sequences lie in one Acropora palmata chromosome 3, jaAcrPala1.3, whole genome shotgun sequence genomic window:
- the LOC141875717 gene encoding isoaspartyl peptidase/L-asparaginase-like, which produces MSEPTSPSKPCIIVHGGAGSISSSRSDLEVLCVLKAVKEAAQIGYQVLLAGGSSLDAVEEATRSMESSGVLNAGCGSYLTEDGTVECGAMIMDGSTLSTGSVACVKNIANPISLARKVMTKTPHCMLVGEGALTFARKIGFPVVQDSETLISDRSRSVYLERKHEQKKDDDRNYKKHATNDENVSSKKENALVETHDTVGVVAMDTNGHIAVSCSTGGTSHKMSGRVGDSALVGSGSFANHWGGAVCTGHGESIMKVVLSREVVRCIETGDTPQDACLKSLSKMTDLVGEKGGAGVISMDKFGKVGVAFNTRQMSWASLIDGNMKYGIDPGEELDQLI; this is translated from the exons ATGTCCGAACCGACGTCGCCATCCAAGCCGTGTATCATTGTTCATGGGGGAGCGGGCTCGATTTCTTCAAGCCGCAGTGATCTAGAAGTTCTTTGTGTTCTGAAGGCAGTCAAAGAAGCCGCCCAAATTGGATACCAAGTTTTGTTGGCG GGTGGAAGTTCGCTTGATGCAGTGGAGGAAGCAACAAGAAGCATGGAGAGCAGTGGAGTTTTAAATGCAGGCTGTGGATCGTACCTGACGGAAGACGGAACAGTAGAATGTGGTGCCATGATAATGGATGGAAGTACTTTGAGTACAG GTTCTGTGGCCTGTGTTAAAAATATCGCCAACCCTATTTCCTTGGCACGTAAAGTTATGACGAAGACACCTCACTGCATGCTAGTTGGGGAAGGAGCCTTAACGTTTGCAAGAAAAATTGGGTTCCCTGTTGTGCAAGATTCTGAAACATTAATAAGTGATAGGTCACGCTCGGTATATTTGGAGAGAAAGCATGAACAGAAGAAAGACGATGACAGGAACTACAAAAAACATGCTAcaaatgatgaaaatgtttcCAGCAAGAAGGAAAATGCTTTGGTTGAAACGCATGACACAGTAGGGGTCGTTGCCATGGATACGAATGGACACATCGCTGTTAGCTGTTCGACGG GAGGCACGTCACACAAGATGTCTGGCAGGGTTGGTGACTCAGCCCTTGTGGGGTCAGGCTCATTTGCTAATCATTGGGGAGGTGCTGTATGTACAGGTCATGGCGAGTCCATAATGAAAGTGGTGCTGTCAAGAGAGGTTGTACGTTGCATAGAAACAGGAGATACTCCTCAAGATGCTTGTCTGAAATCATTGAGTAAAATGACTGACCTGGTTGGGGAGAAGGGAGGAGCTGGGGTCATTTCTATGGATAAGTTTGGGAAGGTTGGAGTGGCATTTAACACAAGACAAATGTCGTGGGCATCATTAATTGACGGTAATATGAAGTATGGAATTGATCCCGGAGAAGAATTAGACCAACTAATTTAG
- the LOC141875718 gene encoding inositol monophosphatase 1-like encodes MADETVEVDEKEIQEFFDVAVSVARKAGEVVKEAFYKEKTIDTKSCGTDLVTETDQQVEALIIGALKEKFPSHSFIGEETVSSGGKCNLTNTPTWIIDPIDGTTNFVHKYPMVAICIGLAINKEIVIGVVYNCIKDEMYTGRKGLGAFCNGVQLRCSSCTDLSSALGITELGASREPSEIEVRIRNFRRLAEEPARVHSIRMQGSAALNMCSVASGAADFYYEYGIHVWDIAAAGIIAEEAGATLVDPSGEPLDLMARRVLVTCNKTIAQEVAKYLECIDLPRD; translated from the exons atggcggacgaaACTGTTGAAGTTGACGAGAAGGAGATTCAGGAATTCTTTGACGTCGCAGTAAGCGTAGCTCGTAAGGCAGGAGAG GTTGTAAAGGAAGCTTTCTACAAAGAAAAGACCATTGATACAAAGTCTTGTGGTACAGACCTAGTCACTGAAACAGATCAGCAAGTTGAGGCTTTGATTATAGGagctttgaaagaaaaatttccctCTCACag tttcatcGGTGAGGAGACAGTAAGTTCCGGTGGGAAATGTAACCTTACCAATACACCAACTTGGATTATTGATCCTATCGATGGCACTACCAACTTTGTTCACAA GTATCCCATGGTTGCAATATGTATAGGCTTGGCAATTAACAAGGAG ATAGTAATCGGAGTAGTATACAACTGTATAAAGGATGAGATGTACACTGGAAGAAAGGGCTTAGGAGCATTTTGTAATGGAGTACAACTACGTTGTTCAAGTTGCACAG ACCTTAGCAGTGCTCTTGGTATCACTGAGCTGGGTGCATCGAGGGAACCTTCAGAAATAGAGGTGCGCATCAGAAACTTCAGAAGGCTTGCAGAAGAGCCAGCTAGAGTTCATAG CATTAGAATGCAGGGGTCAGCAGCACTAAACATGTGTTCAGTTGCAAGTGGTGCAGCTGACTTTTACTATGAGTATGGAATTCATGTTTGGGATATTGCTGCCGCTGGAATTATTGCTGAAGAGGCAGGTGCTACACTAGTGGATCCTTCAG GTGAACCACTGGACTTGATGGCACGACGTGTGTTAGTAACATGTAACAAGACGATTGCACAAGAGGTGGCAAAGTATTTAGAATGTATTGACTTACCCAGAGATTAG
- the LOC141875719 gene encoding uncharacterized protein LOC141875719 isoform X3 yields the protein MALDAFRRGWNSVRVKFWSIGYKKRLILQFGALLFIVLSGLCLWTSLFANLSDLRISQKQKGNASTPWDKWVKDNDLQSIGDIWDGCDANKPREMIGKVVIYYDEKQRRVIATAVANFTAKFSLNGGAVHVIAEYLGRELYNVKHKVCKMGAETFSCPIEKGKKMHVNEKVKLPQYIPRGEYYATAKLMNENEECLGMTESNIIL from the exons ATGGCATTGGATGCGTTCCGCCGTGGATGGAATTCTGTTCGTGTCAAATTTTGGAGCATAGGCTACAAAAAGCGTCTTATTCTTCAATTTGGTGCGCTTCTTTTCATTGTCCTCTCTGGACTTTGTCTGTGGACTTCTTTATTCGCCAATTTATCAGACTTGAGAATTTCTCAGAAGCAAAAAGGCAATGCTAGCACCCCTTGGGACAAATGGGTTAAAGACAACGATCTGCAGTCCATTGGAGACATATGGGATGGTTGCG ATGCCAACAAGCCACGAGAGATGATAGGAAAAGTAGTGATTTATTATGATGAAAAACAACGGAGGGTTATTGCCACAGCAGTTGCAAATTTCACAGCAA aattttcattgaatgGAGGTGCAGTTCATGTCATTGCCGAGTATCTTGGTCGAGAGCTATACAATGTTAAACACAAAGTTTGCAAAATGGGAGCTGAAACATTTAGCTGTCCTATAGAAAAAG gtaaaaaaatgcatgtgaatgaaaaagtCAAACTGCCACAGTACATTCCAAGG GGTGAATACTATGCCACTGCAAAGcttatgaatgaaaatgaggagTGCCTCGGAATGACAGAGTCCAACATCATACTTTAa
- the LOC141875719 gene encoding uncharacterized protein LOC141875719 isoform X2, whose product MFQELEKAFKTARGHVKLFHQTVREFSAIALAFSEMALDAFRRGWNSVRVKFWSIGYKKRLILQFGALLFIVLSGLCLWTSLFANLSDLRISQKQKGNASTPWDKWVKDNDLQSIGDIWDGCDANKPREMIGKVVIYYDEKQRRVIATAVANFTAKFSLNGGAVHVIAEYLGRELYNVKHKVCKMGAETFSCPIEKGKKMHVNEKVKLPQYIPRGEYYATAKLMNENEECLGMTESNIIL is encoded by the exons ATGTTTCAAGAGCTCGAGAAAGCTTTCAAAACGGCTAGAG GTCACGTTAAACTTTTTCACCAAACTGTGAGGGAATTTTCTGCTATAGCACTTGCATTCAGTGAAATGGCATTGGATGCGTTCCGCCGTGGATGGAATTCTGTTCGTGTCAAATTTTGGAGCATAGGCTACAAAAAGCGTCTTATTCTTCAATTTGGTGCGCTTCTTTTCATTGTCCTCTCTGGACTTTGTCTGTGGACTTCTTTATTCGCCAATTTATCAGACTTGAGAATTTCTCAGAAGCAAAAAGGCAATGCTAGCACCCCTTGGGACAAATGGGTTAAAGACAACGATCTGCAGTCCATTGGAGACATATGGGATGGTTGCG ATGCCAACAAGCCACGAGAGATGATAGGAAAAGTAGTGATTTATTATGATGAAAAACAACGGAGGGTTATTGCCACAGCAGTTGCAAATTTCACAGCAA aattttcattgaatgGAGGTGCAGTTCATGTCATTGCCGAGTATCTTGGTCGAGAGCTATACAATGTTAAACACAAAGTTTGCAAAATGGGAGCTGAAACATTTAGCTGTCCTATAGAAAAAG gtaaaaaaatgcatgtgaatgaaaaagtCAAACTGCCACAGTACATTCCAAGG GGTGAATACTATGCCACTGCAAAGcttatgaatgaaaatgaggagTGCCTCGGAATGACAGAGTCCAACATCATACTTTAa
- the LOC141875719 gene encoding uncharacterized protein LOC141875719 isoform X1, which translates to MQLSCSKLILGPFSWNCHVKLFHQTVREFSAIALAFSEMALDAFRRGWNSVRVKFWSIGYKKRLILQFGALLFIVLSGLCLWTSLFANLSDLRISQKQKGNASTPWDKWVKDNDLQSIGDIWDGCDANKPREMIGKVVIYYDEKQRRVIATAVANFTAKFSLNGGAVHVIAEYLGRELYNVKHKVCKMGAETFSCPIEKGKKMHVNEKVKLPQYIPRGEYYATAKLMNENEECLGMTESNIIL; encoded by the exons ATGCAACTCTCTTGCTCAAAACTTATACTAGGACCGTTCTCGTGGAACT GTCACGTTAAACTTTTTCACCAAACTGTGAGGGAATTTTCTGCTATAGCACTTGCATTCAGTGAAATGGCATTGGATGCGTTCCGCCGTGGATGGAATTCTGTTCGTGTCAAATTTTGGAGCATAGGCTACAAAAAGCGTCTTATTCTTCAATTTGGTGCGCTTCTTTTCATTGTCCTCTCTGGACTTTGTCTGTGGACTTCTTTATTCGCCAATTTATCAGACTTGAGAATTTCTCAGAAGCAAAAAGGCAATGCTAGCACCCCTTGGGACAAATGGGTTAAAGACAACGATCTGCAGTCCATTGGAGACATATGGGATGGTTGCG ATGCCAACAAGCCACGAGAGATGATAGGAAAAGTAGTGATTTATTATGATGAAAAACAACGGAGGGTTATTGCCACAGCAGTTGCAAATTTCACAGCAA aattttcattgaatgGAGGTGCAGTTCATGTCATTGCCGAGTATCTTGGTCGAGAGCTATACAATGTTAAACACAAAGTTTGCAAAATGGGAGCTGAAACATTTAGCTGTCCTATAGAAAAAG gtaaaaaaatgcatgtgaatgaaaaagtCAAACTGCCACAGTACATTCCAAGG GGTGAATACTATGCCACTGCAAAGcttatgaatgaaaatgaggagTGCCTCGGAATGACAGAGTCCAACATCATACTTTAa